The Streptomyces sp. NBC_01353 genome contains a region encoding:
- a CDS encoding MraY family glycosyltransferase, with amino-acid sequence MRDYLLTLCVTAAVTYLLTGPVRKFAIATGAMPEIRARDVHREPTPRLGGIAMFFGLCAGLLVADHLQNLNSVFELSNEPRALLSGAALIWLIGVLDDKFELDALIKLGAQMISAGVMVIQGLTILWLPIPGVGTVALTRGQGTLLTVALVVLTINAVNFVDGLDGLAAGMVCIAAAAFFLYAYRLWYGYTIEAAAPATLFAAILMGMCLGFLPHNMHPARIFMGDSGSMLIGLILAASAISITGQVDPDALKIFEGSTRQATHAALPVFIPLVLPLTIIAIPMADLILAIVRRTWNGQSPFAADRGHLHHRLLEIGHSHSRAVLIMYFWSALIAFGTLSYSVHSASMWIVLVVVLLSAIGLVLLLLPRFSPRAPRWAESFVPPRYRRRKKVAAEPMATEAEAPASASLVEPLEERVPVPAGVNGATAIGHRSRFTDRRKAGTPS; translated from the coding sequence GTGCGTGATTACCTGCTGACGCTCTGTGTCACGGCCGCGGTGACCTATCTGCTGACCGGTCCGGTGCGGAAGTTCGCGATCGCGACCGGGGCGATGCCGGAGATCCGTGCCCGAGACGTACACCGAGAACCGACTCCGCGGCTCGGTGGCATCGCCATGTTCTTCGGGCTGTGCGCCGGACTGCTGGTCGCCGACCACCTCCAGAACCTCAACAGCGTCTTCGAGCTCTCCAACGAACCCCGGGCGCTGCTGTCCGGAGCCGCGCTGATCTGGCTGATCGGCGTCCTCGACGACAAGTTCGAGCTGGACGCCCTGATCAAGCTGGGCGCTCAGATGATCTCCGCCGGTGTGATGGTGATCCAGGGGCTGACGATCCTGTGGCTGCCGATCCCCGGCGTCGGCACGGTCGCCCTCACTCGGGGGCAGGGCACGCTCCTCACGGTCGCCCTGGTGGTCCTCACCATCAACGCCGTGAACTTCGTGGACGGCCTCGACGGCCTCGCCGCCGGCATGGTCTGCATCGCCGCTGCGGCCTTCTTCCTGTACGCGTACCGCCTCTGGTACGGCTACACGATCGAGGCCGCCGCCCCCGCCACGCTCTTCGCCGCGATCCTCATGGGCATGTGTCTGGGGTTCCTGCCGCACAACATGCATCCGGCCAGGATCTTCATGGGCGACTCCGGCTCGATGCTGATCGGTCTGATCCTGGCCGCCTCGGCGATCTCGATCACCGGCCAGGTCGACCCGGACGCGCTGAAGATCTTCGAGGGCTCGACCCGTCAGGCCACCCACGCCGCGCTCCCGGTCTTCATCCCGCTCGTCCTGCCGCTGACGATCATCGCGATCCCGATGGCCGACCTGATCCTGGCCATCGTGCGCCGTACCTGGAACGGTCAGTCGCCGTTCGCGGCCGACCGAGGGCATCTGCACCACCGGCTTCTGGAGATCGGGCACTCGCACAGCCGTGCCGTGCTGATCATGTACTTCTGGTCGGCGCTGATCGCCTTCGGGACGCTCTCGTACTCGGTGCACTCGGCGTCGATGTGGATCGTGCTCGTGGTGGTGCTGCTCAGCGCGATCGGTCTGGTGCTGCTCCTGCTGCCGCGCTTCTCGCCGCGAGCACCGCGGTGGGCGGAGTCCTTCGTTCCGCCCCGCTATCGGCGCCGTAAGAAGGTGGCTGCGGAGCCCATGGCCACGGAAGCCGAGGCTCCGGCCTCCGCGTCCTTGGTCGAGCCCCTGGAGGAGCGCGTTCCGGTCCCGGCCGGAGTCAACGGCGCCACCGCCATCGGCCACCGTTCGCGCTTCACCGACCGGCGGAAGGCCGGAACGCCGAGTTGA
- the glyA gene encoding serine hydroxymethyltransferase, which translates to MPVTAPPEEDLDVLRRQDPEIADVLLGEVRRQSDSLQLIAAENFTSPAVLAALGSPLANKYAEGYPGARHHGGCEFVDAAERIAVDRAKALFGAEHANVQAHSGSSAVLAAYAALLRPGDTVLAMGLEHGGHLTHGSPANFSGRWFDFVPYGVDAETGLVDYEQVAALARHHRPKAIVCGSISYPRHLDYALFREIADETGAYLIADAAHPIGLVAGGAAPNPVPYADVVCATTHKVLRGPRGGMILCGAELAGRVDRAVFPFTQGGAQMHTIAAKAVAFGEAATPAFAAYAHQVVAHARVLADALAAEGFAVTTGGTDTHLITADPAPLGMEGRTARLRLAAAGMVLDTCALPYGDGRGIRLGTAAVTTQGMGAREMARIAALFTIALRDEHEETARVRAEVRELSGRFPPYGR; encoded by the coding sequence ATGCCGGTCACCGCTCCCCCCGAAGAGGATCTCGACGTCCTGCGCCGGCAGGACCCGGAGATCGCCGACGTGCTGCTCGGGGAGGTGCGCCGGCAGTCCGACAGTCTTCAGCTGATCGCGGCCGAGAACTTCACCTCGCCCGCCGTCCTCGCCGCCCTCGGCTCCCCGCTCGCCAACAAGTACGCCGAGGGCTATCCCGGCGCCCGCCACCACGGCGGCTGCGAGTTCGTCGACGCCGCCGAGCGGATCGCCGTGGACCGCGCCAAGGCGCTCTTCGGAGCCGAGCACGCCAACGTGCAGGCCCACTCCGGTTCCTCCGCCGTCCTCGCCGCCTACGCGGCCCTCCTGCGGCCCGGGGACACCGTCCTTGCCATGGGCCTTGAACACGGCGGTCATCTCACCCACGGCTCCCCCGCCAACTTCTCCGGGCGCTGGTTCGACTTCGTGCCCTACGGCGTCGACGCCGAGACCGGACTCGTCGACTACGAGCAGGTCGCCGCCCTCGCCCGCCACCACCGCCCCAAGGCGATCGTCTGCGGCTCCATCTCCTACCCCCGTCACCTCGACTACGCGCTCTTCCGCGAGATCGCCGACGAGACCGGCGCCTATCTCATCGCCGACGCCGCCCACCCCATCGGCCTCGTCGCCGGGGGAGCGGCACCCAACCCCGTCCCGTACGCCGATGTGGTGTGTGCCACCACGCACAAGGTGCTCCGCGGTCCGCGCGGCGGGATGATCCTCTGCGGCGCCGAGCTCGCCGGCCGTGTCGACCGGGCCGTCTTCCCCTTCACGCAGGGCGGCGCCCAGATGCACACCATCGCCGCCAAGGCCGTCGCCTTCGGGGAGGCGGCGACGCCCGCCTTCGCCGCGTACGCCCATCAGGTGGTCGCGCACGCCCGCGTCCTCGCCGACGCGCTCGCCGCCGAGGGCTTCGCCGTCACCACCGGCGGCACCGACACCCACCTGATCACGGCCGATCCCGCCCCGCTCGGCATGGAGGGCCGCACCGCCCGGCTGCGCCTCGCCGCCGCCGGTATGGTCCTCGACACCTGTGCTCTTCCTTACGGGGACGGGCGCGGCATCCGGCTCGGTACGGCCGCCGTCACCACCCAGGGGATGGGTGCCCGGGAGATGGCCCGGATCGCCGCGTTGTTCACGATCGCGCTACGGGACGAGCACGAGGAGACGGCGCGGGTACGCGCCGAAGTGCGCGAACTGTCCGGGCGATTTCCCCCGTATGGACGGTGA
- a CDS encoding protein-tyrosine-phosphatase has product MTAPEGRGIAGHESSSFRILHVSTGNVCRSPITERLTRHALCDRLGDPRGGGLIVESAGTWGHEGAPMEANAELVLADFGADASGFVGRELLDEHVIRADLVLTATRDHRAQVISMGHSAGLRTFTLKEFTRLVRAIDPATLPDPLDDGMVERARALVRAAAALRGWLLAPNAEADEVNDPYGAPITFFRSIGEEINTALDPVVTALTGVPARR; this is encoded by the coding sequence TTGACCGCCCCTGAGGGGCGTGGCATAGCGGGGCACGAGAGCAGTTCCTTCCGCATTCTCCACGTCAGCACCGGCAACGTCTGCCGCTCGCCGATCACCGAGCGGCTGACTCGCCATGCCCTGTGCGACCGCCTGGGCGACCCCCGCGGCGGCGGCCTGATCGTGGAGAGCGCGGGCACGTGGGGCCACGAGGGCGCCCCGATGGAGGCCAACGCGGAGCTGGTCCTCGCCGACTTCGGCGCGGACGCCAGCGGCTTCGTGGGCCGCGAGCTCCTCGACGAGCACGTCATCCGCGCGGACCTCGTCCTGACGGCGACCCGGGACCACCGGGCGCAGGTCATCTCGATGGGTCACTCGGCGGGCCTGCGCACCTTCACCCTGAAGGAGTTCACCCGGCTCGTCCGCGCCATAGATCCGGCGACGCTGCCGGACCCCTTGGACGACGGCATGGTCGAACGCGCACGCGCCCTGGTCCGTGCGGCGGCGGCTCTACGCGGGTGGCTCCTGGCCCCGAACGCGGAGGCGGACGAGGTGAACGACCCGTACGGTGCGCCGATCACGTTCTTCCGCTCCATCGGCGAGGAGATCAACACCGCGCTGGATCCGGTTGTGACGGCGCTGACGGGTGTGCCTGCGCGTCGTTGA
- a CDS encoding L-threonylcarbamoyladenylate synthase, translating to MARRYDCNEATDRVTGLREAASAVRRGELVVLPTDTVYGIGADAFSSEAVADLLDAKGRGRNMPTPVLIGSPNTLHGLVTDFSEQAWELVDAFWPGALTLVAKHQPSLQWDLGDTRGTVAIRMPLHPVAIELLTEVGPMAVSSANLTGHPSPEDCDAAQGMLGDSVSVYLDGGPTPGIVPSSIVDVTGKVPVLLREGALSPEELRKVVPDLEVAN from the coding sequence ATGGCTCGGCGATACGACTGCAACGAGGCGACGGACCGTGTGACCGGTCTGCGCGAGGCCGCGTCCGCCGTTCGTCGTGGCGAGCTGGTCGTGCTGCCCACCGACACCGTATACGGGATCGGCGCGGACGCCTTCAGCTCGGAGGCGGTCGCGGACCTGCTGGACGCCAAGGGCCGGGGCCGCAACATGCCCACGCCCGTCCTCATCGGCTCCCCGAACACGCTGCACGGGCTCGTCACCGACTTCTCCGAGCAGGCGTGGGAGCTCGTCGACGCGTTCTGGCCGGGCGCGCTGACGCTGGTCGCCAAGCACCAGCCGTCGCTGCAGTGGGACCTGGGGGACACCCGGGGCACGGTGGCGATCCGGATGCCGCTGCACCCGGTCGCGATCGAGCTGCTCACCGAGGTCGGCCCGATGGCCGTCTCCTCGGCGAACCTCACGGGCCACCCGTCGCCGGAGGACTGCGACGCGGCGCAGGGCATGCTGGGCGACTCCGTCTCGGTGTACCTCGACGGCGGCCCGACCCCCGGGATCGTCCCGTCGTCGATCGTGGACGTCACCGGCAAGGTGCCCGTCCTGCTGCGCGAGGGCGCGCTGTCCCCGGAGGAGCTCCGGAAGGTCGTACCCGACCTCGAGGTGGCCAATTGA
- the prmC gene encoding peptide chain release factor N(5)-glutamine methyltransferase, whose protein sequence is MNLLLAEVAQATQRLADAGVPSPRFDAEELAAFVHGVKRGELHNVKDADFDARYWEAVARREAREPLQHITGRAFFRYLELQVGPGVFVPRPETESVVGWAIDAVRAMDVVEPLIVDLCTGSGAIALAMAQEVPRSRVHAVELSDNALVWTRKNAEGSRVTVHQGDALSALPELDGQVDLVISNPPYIPLTEWEYVAPEARDHDPEMALFSGEDGLDTIRGIERTAHRLLRPGGLVVIEHADTQGGQVPWIFNEEAGWADAADHPDLNNRPRFATARKAMP, encoded by the coding sequence GTGAACCTGCTGCTTGCCGAGGTGGCCCAGGCCACCCAGCGGCTGGCCGACGCCGGCGTTCCCTCTCCGCGTTTCGACGCGGAGGAGCTCGCCGCGTTCGTGCACGGCGTCAAGCGGGGGGAGCTGCACAACGTCAAGGACGCGGACTTCGACGCCCGCTACTGGGAGGCGGTGGCCCGCCGGGAGGCGCGCGAACCGCTCCAGCACATCACCGGCCGGGCGTTCTTCCGCTACCTGGAGCTCCAGGTCGGGCCGGGCGTCTTCGTGCCCCGTCCGGAGACCGAGTCGGTCGTCGGCTGGGCCATAGACGCCGTACGGGCCATGGACGTGGTCGAGCCGCTGATCGTCGACCTGTGCACCGGTTCGGGGGCGATCGCGCTCGCCATGGCGCAGGAGGTGCCGCGATCGCGCGTGCACGCCGTGGAGCTCTCGGACAACGCGCTGGTGTGGACCCGCAAGAACGCCGAGGGATCGCGGGTCACCGTGCACCAGGGCGACGCGCTGAGCGCGCTGCCGGAGCTCGACGGCCAGGTCGACCTGGTCATCTCCAACCCGCCGTACATCCCGCTGACCGAGTGGGAGTACGTCGCGCCCGAGGCGCGGGACCACGACCCGGAGATGGCGCTGTTCTCCGGCGAGGACGGCCTCGACACGATCCGGGGGATCGAGCGCACCGCGCACCGGCTGCTGCGCCCGGGGGGTCTCGTCGTGATCGAACACGCGGACACCCAGGGCGGCCAGGTGCCGTGGATCTTCAACGAGGAGGCCGGCTGGGCGGACGCCGCCGACCACCCCGACCTGAACAACCGGCCGCGCTTCGCCACCGCCCGCAAGGCGATGCCGTGA
- the prfA gene encoding peptide chain release factor 1 has translation MFEAVEELIGEHADLEKKLADPSVHADQANARKLNKRYAELTPIVAVYRAWKQNGDDIETARELMHEDPDFAAEVKELDKAREELTDKLRLLLVPRDPSDDKDVILEIKAGAGGDESALFAGDLLRMYLRYAERIGWKTEIIDSTESELGGYKDVQVAVKTKGGNGATEPGQGVWARLKYEGGVHRVQRVPATESAGRIHTSAAGVLVTPEAEEIDVEIHANDLRIDVYRSSGPGGQSVNTTDSAVRITHLPTGIVASCQNEKSQLQNKEQAMRILRSRLLAAAQEEAESKAADARRSQVRTVDRSEKIRTYNFPENRISDHRVGFKAYNLDQVLDGDLDAMIQACVDADSAAKLAAA, from the coding sequence ATGTTCGAGGCGGTCGAGGAACTGATCGGCGAGCACGCCGATCTCGAGAAGAAGCTCGCTGACCCTTCGGTCCACGCGGACCAGGCCAACGCGCGCAAGCTGAACAAGCGTTACGCCGAGCTGACCCCGATCGTCGCCGTCTACCGTGCCTGGAAGCAGAACGGTGACGACATCGAGACCGCCCGCGAGCTGATGCACGAGGACCCCGACTTCGCGGCCGAGGTCAAGGAGCTGGACAAGGCGCGCGAGGAGCTGACCGACAAGCTGCGGCTGCTGCTCGTCCCGCGCGACCCCAGCGACGACAAGGACGTCATCCTGGAGATCAAGGCGGGCGCGGGCGGCGACGAGTCCGCCCTGTTCGCCGGCGACCTGCTGCGGATGTATCTGCGCTACGCCGAGCGCATCGGCTGGAAGACCGAGATCATCGACTCCACCGAGTCCGAGCTCGGCGGCTACAAGGACGTCCAGGTCGCGGTGAAGACCAAGGGCGGCAACGGCGCGACCGAGCCCGGCCAGGGCGTCTGGGCGCGGCTGAAGTACGAGGGCGGGGTGCACCGCGTGCAGCGCGTGCCCGCCACCGAGTCGGCCGGCCGGATCCACACCTCCGCCGCCGGTGTCCTCGTGACCCCCGAGGCCGAGGAGATCGACGTCGAGATCCACGCCAACGACCTGCGCATCGACGTGTACCGCTCCTCCGGTCCCGGCGGCCAGTCCGTCAACACGACCGACTCCGCGGTCCGCATCACGCACCTGCCGACCGGCATCGTCGCCTCCTGCCAGAACGAGAAGAGCCAGCTCCAGAACAAGGAGCAGGCCATGCGTATCCTCCGGTCCAGGCTGCTCGCCGCCGCGCAGGAGGAGGCCGAGTCCAAGGCCGCCGACGCCCGCCGCAGCCAGGTCCGTACCGTCGACCGGTCCGAGAAGATCCGTACGTACAACTTCCCGGAAAACCGGATCTCGGACCACCGCGTCGGCTTCAAGGCGTACAACTTGGACCAGGTGCTCGACGGCGACCTGGACGCGATGATCCAGGCCTGCGTCGACGCCGACTCTGCTGCGAAACTGGCCGCCGCGTAA
- the rpmE gene encoding 50S ribosomal protein L31, whose translation MKREIHPQYVETQVSCTCGASFTTRSTLTEGTIRAEVCSECHPFYTGKQKILDTGGRVARFEARFGKAAATK comes from the coding sequence TTGAAGCGCGAGATCCACCCCCAGTACGTCGAGACCCAGGTCAGCTGCACCTGTGGCGCGTCGTTCACCACCCGTAGCACCCTGACCGAGGGCACCATCCGTGCCGAGGTCTGCTCCGAGTGCCACCCGTTCTACACGGGCAAGCAGAAGATCCTCGACACCGGCGGCCGCGTCGCCCGCTTCGAGGCCCGCTTCGGCAAGGCTGCGGCCACGAAGTAG
- a CDS encoding LCP family protein, translating into MSQQSRGGRIPGSGNGRRRKPPAKGRRAVTVAAWGAAALVVVGGSGLGYVYFKLNGNLKGVDINAQLGTERPENVDDGSMDILVLGSDSRSGDNGAYGKDEGGARSDTAMIVHVYEGHQKASVVSVPRDTLVARPACTDGQGNAVAGEKRAMFNTAYEVGGPACAVKTVESMSGIRMDHYIEVDFTGFTKLIDKLGGVDVTTTQRITDDKSHLDLEPGTHTLDGEQSLGLVRTRKTVGDGSDLGRIQLQQAFMKAFIEQVKDVGVLTNPKKLLDIADTATKAITPDSELDSVNELMSFAKGLSKIGAEDVHMVTMPVRYDPADPNRVIPLEAQSQQVWQALKADKSIPASATKDTATGQADGVVK; encoded by the coding sequence ATGAGTCAGCAGAGCAGGGGCGGCCGAATACCAGGCAGCGGCAACGGCCGCCGACGCAAGCCGCCCGCCAAGGGCCGCCGCGCGGTGACCGTCGCCGCCTGGGGCGCGGCCGCACTCGTCGTGGTCGGCGGCTCCGGACTCGGCTACGTCTACTTCAAGCTGAACGGCAACCTCAAGGGCGTCGACATCAACGCCCAGCTCGGCACCGAACGCCCCGAGAACGTCGACGACGGCTCGATGGATATCCTCGTCCTCGGCTCCGACTCGCGCTCCGGCGACAACGGCGCGTACGGCAAGGACGAGGGCGGGGCCCGCTCCGACACCGCGATGATCGTCCACGTCTACGAGGGCCACCAGAAGGCCAGCGTCGTCTCCGTACCGCGCGACACCCTCGTCGCGCGCCCCGCCTGCACCGACGGGCAGGGGAACGCCGTCGCCGGCGAGAAGCGGGCGATGTTCAACACCGCGTACGAGGTCGGCGGCCCGGCCTGCGCGGTGAAGACCGTCGAGTCGATGTCCGGCATCCGCATGGACCACTACATCGAGGTCGACTTCACCGGCTTCACCAAGCTGATCGACAAGCTCGGCGGCGTGGACGTCACCACGACGCAGCGCATCACGGACGACAAGAGCCACCTCGACCTCGAGCCGGGCACCCACACCCTCGACGGCGAGCAGTCCCTCGGCCTGGTCCGCACCCGCAAGACCGTCGGCGACGGCAGCGACCTCGGCCGTATCCAGCTCCAGCAGGCCTTCATGAAGGCGTTCATCGAGCAGGTCAAGGACGTCGGCGTCCTCACCAACCCCAAGAAGCTCCTGGACATCGCGGACACGGCCACCAAGGCCATCACGCCCGACTCCGAGCTGGACTCCGTCAACGAACTCATGAGCTTCGCCAAGGGGCTCTCGAAGATCGGCGCCGAGGACGTCCACATGGTCACGATGCCGGTCCGGTACGACCCCGCCGACCCGAACCGCGTCATACCGCTGGAAGCCCAGTCGCAACAGGTCTGGCAGGCGCTCAAGGCCGACAAGTCCATCCCCGCCTCCGCGACGAAGGACACGGCCACGGGGCAGGCCGACGGCGTCGTGAAGTAG
- the rho gene encoding transcription termination factor Rho produces MSDTTDLMGVTADNNVDNAAPAAGAATGTTARRRRSGTGLEGMVLAELQQVASGLGIRGTARMRKSQLIEVIKEAQAGGGSAPAKAADAAETKPKRRATSKARTAEAAAEPSAPQAEKAEKAVAQQQIDIPGQPASDDQPAGERRRRRATAPAGSPEGEAKAETAQAVKTEAKVEARTDSRTESRTDTSADAKADAAVDTAEGRGRRDRGERGERGERRDRGDRQRDRRDRGKGDEQQGGGQGGQRQQRQGAQQPNTGPQDDFDDEGGRRGRRGRYRDRRGRRGRDDFATGEPQVSDDDVLIPVAGILDILDNYAFIRTSGYLPGPNDVYVSLAQVRKNGLRKGDHVTGAVRQPKEGERREKFNALVRLDSSNGMAADSGRGRPEFNKLTPLYPQDRLRLETDPGVLTTRIIDLVSPIGKGQRGLIVAPPKTGKTMIMQAVANAITTNNPECHLMVVLVDERPEEVTDMQRSVKGEVISSTFDRPAEDHTTVAELAIERAKRLVELGHDVVVLLDSITRLGRAYNLAAPASGRILSGGVDSTALYPPKRFFGAARNIEDGGSLTILATALVDTGSRMDEVIFEEFKGTGNMELKLDRKLADKRIFPAVDVDASGTRKEEILLGSDELAVTWKLRRVLHALDQQQAIELLLDKMKQTKSNGEFLLQIQKTTPGAGNND; encoded by the coding sequence GTGAGCGACACCACCGATCTGATGGGCGTGACTGCCGACAACAATGTCGACAACGCCGCGCCCGCCGCAGGTGCTGCCACTGGCACCACCGCACGGCGCCGCCGCTCCGGCACCGGCCTCGAGGGCATGGTCCTGGCCGAGCTGCAGCAGGTCGCGTCCGGCCTCGGCATCAGGGGCACCGCGCGGATGCGCAAGAGCCAGCTGATCGAGGTCATCAAGGAGGCGCAGGCCGGAGGGGGCTCCGCCCCCGCCAAGGCCGCCGACGCGGCCGAGACCAAGCCGAAGCGCCGCGCCACCTCCAAGGCCCGTACGGCCGAGGCTGCCGCCGAGCCCTCCGCCCCGCAGGCGGAGAAGGCCGAGAAGGCCGTCGCCCAGCAGCAGATCGACATCCCCGGCCAGCCCGCCTCCGACGACCAGCCGGCCGGCGAGCGCCGCCGCCGCCGGGCCACCGCGCCCGCCGGCAGCCCGGAGGGCGAGGCCAAGGCCGAGACCGCCCAGGCCGTGAAGACCGAGGCCAAGGTCGAGGCCCGTACGGACTCCCGAACCGAGTCCCGTACGGACACGTCCGCCGACGCCAAGGCCGACGCCGCCGTCGACACCGCCGAGGGTCGCGGCCGCCGTGACCGCGGCGAGCGGGGCGAGCGCGGGGAGCGCCGTGACCGCGGCGACCGTCAGCGCGACCGCCGTGACCGCGGCAAGGGCGACGAACAGCAGGGCGGTGGCCAGGGCGGTCAGCGTCAGCAGCGTCAGGGCGCCCAGCAGCCGAACACCGGCCCGCAGGACGACTTCGACGACGAGGGCGGCCGTCGTGGCCGTCGTGGCCGCTACCGCGACCGCCGTGGCCGTCGTGGCCGTGACGACTTCGCGACCGGCGAGCCGCAGGTCTCGGACGACGATGTCCTGATCCCCGTCGCGGGCATCCTCGACATCCTCGACAACTACGCGTTCATCCGGACCTCCGGCTACCTGCCCGGCCCGAACGACGTGTACGTCTCCCTCGCCCAGGTCCGCAAGAACGGCCTGCGCAAGGGTGACCACGTCACCGGCGCCGTGCGTCAGCCGAAGGAGGGCGAGCGCCGCGAGAAGTTCAACGCGCTGGTCCGCCTGGACTCCTCGAACGGCATGGCCGCCGATTCCGGCCGTGGCCGCCCGGAGTTCAACAAGCTGACCCCGCTCTACCCGCAGGACCGGCTCCGTCTGGAGACCGACCCGGGCGTGCTGACCACGCGGATCATCGACCTCGTGTCGCCGATCGGCAAGGGCCAGCGAGGCCTGATCGTGGCCCCGCCGAAGACCGGCAAGACCATGATCATGCAGGCGGTCGCCAACGCGATCACCACCAACAACCCCGAGTGCCACCTGATGGTCGTCCTGGTCGACGAGCGTCCGGAAGAGGTCACCGACATGCAGCGGTCGGTCAAGGGCGAGGTCATCTCCTCGACCTTCGACCGCCCGGCCGAGGACCACACCACGGTCGCCGAGCTGGCCATCGAGCGCGCCAAGCGTCTCGTGGAGCTGGGTCACGACGTGGTCGTCCTGCTCGACTCGATCACCCGCCTGGGCCGCGCGTACAACCTCGCGGCGCCGGCCTCCGGCCGCATCCTGTCCGGTGGTGTCGACTCGACCGCGCTCTACCCGCCGAAGCGCTTCTTCGGTGCCGCGCGCAACATCGAGGACGGCGGCTCGCTGACCATCCTGGCCACCGCGCTGGTCGACACCGGCTCGCGCATGGACGAGGTGATCTTCGAGGAGTTCAAGGGCACCGGCAACATGGAGCTCAAGCTCGACCGGAAGCTCGCCGACAAGCGCATCTTCCCGGCCGTCGACGTCGACGCCTCGGGTACGCGTAAGGAAGAGATCCTGCTCGGCAGCGACGAGCTCGCCGTCACCTGGAAGCTGCGCCGTGTGCTGCACGCGCTCGACCAGCAGCAGGCGATCGAGCTGCTCCTCGACAAGATGAAGCAGACGAAGTCGAACGGGGAGTTTCTGCTCCAGATTCAGAAGACGACTCCCGGAGCCGGCAACAACGACTGA
- the thrB gene encoding homoserine kinase, translating to MAGPAFRAAAVRVRVPATSANLGPGFDAFGLSLGLYDDVVVRVADSGLHIDIAGEGADTLPRDESHLLVRSLRTAFDLLGGQPRGLEVVCANRIPHGRGLGSSSAAICAGIVAARAVTIGGDARLDEAALLELATEIEGHPDNVAACLLGGFTLAWTESGAARAIRMDPSDSIVPVVFVPGKPVLTETARGLLPRTVPHVDAAANAGRAALLVEALTRRPELLLAATEDRLHQEYRAPAMPESIALVNRLRADGVPAVISGAGPTVLALAEHGTADKVARLAGEGWAANRLDLDVSGASVLPLAP from the coding sequence ATGGCCGGTCCCGCGTTCCGCGCCGCCGCCGTACGGGTGCGCGTTCCCGCCACCAGCGCCAACCTCGGCCCGGGCTTCGATGCCTTCGGCCTGTCGCTGGGGCTCTACGACGACGTCGTCGTCCGGGTCGCCGACTCCGGGCTGCACATCGACATCGCCGGAGAGGGCGCCGACACGCTCCCGCGCGACGAGAGCCACCTGCTCGTACGCTCCCTGCGCACGGCCTTCGACCTGCTCGGCGGACAGCCGCGCGGCCTCGAGGTCGTCTGCGCCAACCGCATCCCGCACGGTCGCGGCCTCGGCTCCTCCTCCGCCGCCATCTGCGCCGGCATCGTCGCCGCCCGCGCCGTGACCATAGGCGGCGACGCCCGCCTCGACGAGGCGGCCCTCCTCGAGCTCGCCACGGAGATCGAGGGGCACCCCGACAACGTCGCCGCCTGTCTTCTCGGCGGCTTCACGCTCGCCTGGACCGAGTCCGGTGCCGCGCGGGCGATCAGGATGGATCCCTCGGATTCCATCGTTCCGGTGGTTTTCGTTCCCGGGAAGCCCGTACTGACCGAGACCGCCCGCGGTCTGCTGCCGCGCACCGTCCCGCACGTCGACGCCGCGGCCAACGCCGGGCGTGCCGCGCTCCTCGTGGAGGCGCTGACGCGCCGCCCCGAGCTGCTGCTCGCGGCCACCGAGGACCGGCTGCACCAGGAGTACCGGGCCCCCGCGATGCCCGAGAGTATCGCCCTTGTGAACCGGCTGCGGGCGGACGGAGTCCCCGCGGTCATCTCCGGCGCGGGCCCCACGGTGCTCGCGCTGGCCGAACACGGGACGGCCGACAAGGTCGCCCGGCTGGCGGGAGAGGGATGGGCCGCGAACCGGCTCGACCTCGACGTGTCCGGAGCGAGTGTTCTGCCGCTCGCGCCGTAG